DNA sequence from the Longimicrobium sp. genome:
CGGCTGGGGCTCGCGCTGGGCCTCTGCCTGCACCGCGCCGGCGCCGTCGCCTCGCTCGCCTTCTCGGGACGGCGGCAGGACGCGCCGGACCATCCCCTCTTCCGGGGCGATCCCCCGCCCGCCCGCTACCTTTCTCCCGCCGATCCTCCCCCTCCCGGCCTCACCGGGATCCTGGTCGCCGTGCCGGACGGCGCGATTTCCGACGCCGTCGCGGAGCTGGCGGCGCGCGAGCTTCCGCCGGGCGTGCCCGTGCTGCACGCCAGCGGGAGCCGGTCGCTGGACGTGCTGGCGCCGCTGGCCGGGCGGGGGCACCCGGTGGGCGGCCTGCACGCGCTGGCCGCCATCGCCGATCCCGTCGAAGGGGCGGAGCGGCTGCGCGGCGCGTCGTTCGGCGTGGAGGGCGAGGGGGCGGCGCGGGCCCTGGCCGAGCGGCTGGTGGCGGCGTGTGGCGGGCGCGCGCTGGCGATCCGGCCCGGCGGGAAGGCGCTCTACCACGCGGCGGCGGTCTTCGCGTCGAACTACGCGGTGGCGCTCCTCTCCGTGGCCGGGCGGCTGATGCGCGAGGCGGGGGTGGAGCCGGGGGACTCGGGGCCCGCGCTCACCGCGCTGGCGGCGGGGGCGGTGGAGAACGCGGCGGCGCGCGGGCCGGCGGCGGCGCTCACGGGCCCCGTCGCGCGCGGCGACGTGGAGACGGTGGAGCTGCACCTGGCGCGGTTGTCCGGCGCGGACCGCCACTTATATTGCCTGCTCGGCCTGGAGGCGCTGCGGCTCGCACAGGCGCGGGGAATCGACCCCGGCGCGGCGGCGCGGCTGCGCGATGTGCTGGGAAAGGGATTCGAGGACGGGGATCGCTGATCGAGCGAGCGAGAGGCATCCGCGCCGCCGCGGGGGCCCTCTCCCTGGCGCTTGAGGCGCCTGTCCCTCCCCCACAAACTGCGTGGGGGAGGGACCTCCTCGCTTCGCTCGTG
Encoded proteins:
- a CDS encoding Rossmann-like and DUF2520 domain-containing protein, with translation MTEPAGGRDRLWTVGAGRLGLALGLCLHRAGAVASLAFSGRRQDAPDHPLFRGDPPPARYLSPADPPPPGLTGILVAVPDGAISDAVAELAARELPPGVPVLHASGSRSLDVLAPLAGRGHPVGGLHALAAIADPVEGAERLRGASFGVEGEGAARALAERLVAACGGRALAIRPGGKALYHAAAVFASNYAVALLSVAGRLMREAGVEPGDSGPALTALAAGAVENAAARGPAAALTGPVARGDVETVELHLARLSGADRHLYCLLGLEALRLAQARGIDPGAAARLRDVLGKGFEDGDR